ATTTAAGGTCTTAATCAAACTCCTTCACTGTGagaattttttcaacttttcttaattttaatttacagtttatttaaaagaaaaacattatatttttttattgattaaatttaaaagcaaaacattatattttttaatgattaagtttaatatattaatttatagattaatttttataatttacttgAGTAGAGTTTTAGAAAGGATAAAATCAGTAAGaagtaaaatagaaataaaacattAGTTTTGTCTTACATGTTTTGTTGGATAAAAAAGTGAAgcgaaagaaaataaagttttcttgtaaaaatacattttattattaatacgtCTAAATTTTGTGAGGTAGCGGCAGGCTAATCAACAAggttaaaattgtaattttgagtgggtctcacatttttttatcttcttgtgaaaggagattttttttttctttaggctttgttttttattttctctatttctctttctaataaaacaacataaaaatactTTGAAGATCGTAATAACACATTATTTCTAATGGTTAGAATTTATTCAAAACTACATCAGAGAAAAAATAactcaataaataataagtgatgaaactaaaaaaaaaattatatttttattctaaattcCAACTATATTGTTAGCTTTTTCAGAAggtaaaaatataagttatttttataatgtacTTTATAGAGGATGTGATTAgaagaatatatattaaaaagtacagtatattgttatctttttttagatacttttttctcttccacttcttctcaaattttatgtaattaatcggattaattaagtttttaatcttttaaatttttatattataatttttagttttcaaaatatttttgacaatttttaatcttttactaattttttgtatttgtttttagtcttttaaaactGTTcgtccatttttaatttttcattatttttattgttcaaaaataattttaaatataaaataaattaggaattaaaaattgataaaataaatattaatttcaaaccataaaaatgaacaagagactaaaaataaccaaaaatatTTAGAAGAACAAAAAATGCGGACAAAAAATTAAGactaaaaattacataatttttttaataactaaaaattaaaatctaaaaaattaaaaaaactagaaaCTTAATTAACCCTAAGAATATGTTTggatataaaattttaactgaggaaaataatttactagagaatttaaatttctttaatctaaaattgtttggatattcttttatgaagaatttaaattttttaaattttaaaacaaaattttaaacaactaaaaatgtgaaaatttaattttcttcttaaaagatgagaaattaaaattttcttcttgaTACTTCAAAAAATGTTTGTGCATTTTCTTTATAACCATCATCTTCTCTTCCACCtaaaatttttctaaatctcgTTCTCAAACTCGCGACTCTTCCCTCACACCAATGATCATCTTCTCTCTAAGAAACACCATCTGAGCTCACGCGGTGGAATTGTACCCGCTAGTCAGGGGAGCAGCCGTCACTACCTATCACGCGGTGGAGGTGATCATCGACGCGGAGGGTCTGGACCATGCCTTGCACCGTTGACTGAATGCCGTCGCGGTCAAGTATGATGGTGTCGTCGTGTTTCACCTCTCATGTGACTTTCCATACCGCAtcaatattcttttctttggaagcacaccaaccatatattctcttctctttgcatttattttctttcctcctcgcaattttaatttttttttatccaaatataaaattttaaaaataaaagaatttcaattaaaatatttaaaattcttaaaaatttaaaatttttcaaaatttaaaattttctcatcCAAACACAGGATAAAAGTATTGTCGTTATTTAGTTGTTTCCATGTCAATTTATTTCTATATAAGAAAAGGCACGACAGATAAATACTATATAAAATTCTAGTAATAAATTCTATGGTTTGGAGAACAAGAAAATGCTTATTTTCACCCGAACCACAATGATAACACTGACATATCATGAGATAAACAGGAAAAATTCTTTTAGTCGATCAAAGATTTAATTGTCGCACGCCGTTTTCCAGTAgtatataataacaataacgtAGAAAGTTTACATTATTAATCTACACATTAACTTACTACTCTGCATAACTTTTGTAATCTACACACTAACTACTTTGTCTACATTTTATTCGCCACTGATGGTGGAACATTcaagtaaataaaaaacataaatgctCTTGGATAAGAAAAGGAGAATCAGAACCAGAAATAAACTATAATAGAGCTTTGCTCAAGGCTCTCGCCATCCAGCCAATCCCAGAGGTCAAAGGCTACTGTGTTAATAACCTTTGCATGATGCCAGTGCCACTAACCAAACCATTTCCCAATCATAAACATACCCAAAAGAATAAGATGCTTAAACTAAAGCCATATCCTGCTAATTTATGCAAACTTAGCATAACATTAATGCATTATTAGAATATAATGGGAAAGCAATGTGGGGACTTTCAATTCTTTTTATCACAAATTTATCTCTTTGGCCTTTTCTTCATCTAACCTCACTTGTTTTTCCCCTCACTTGTTTGTAGTGGGGTGAAGTACAACATGACTTTGCACTGCATAGATTAGACACTGATGAATGAATCTGTCCTCCCCCATTTGGGGGTCCAAaagaatttcttattttttcccaGTTCAGAAAAAAGGAGGAAAAGTTATCAACTTGAAGGAATTCTATTATAATCACATCTCAGTACTTCATAGAAAGTGATTGTAGCATTATGTCACACTCTCTCTCCTTAAAGGATGGCTGACACTGACGAACTACTATATCATTTTCCCAAGTGAATCAATagaaataatgataaataaaaaaactcaagtgCCTGGCAAAAGCATAATATCTATCATGTCGTAATCACCTTCCATTATGATCCAATACAGAATTACACATATTACAGTGACACAGTAGGAGTAGGATCGTTCTATCTGCATCTCAATCATAGCTTATCTTTGTGCGTGTACTATTCTAAATTCCGAGCTTCAACAATTAAaggcaaaaaaaattgaaacccaTTACAAACTTCTTCGCTTGTTTCACCTCTTccagaaaattacaaaattataataccgTCTGATCAATTTCATTCCCCACTAATTGTAGCACGACCATaaaatctcaaaaaaaaaattgctatctaaaaccaaggttttaaattacgGTTAGAGTTTTGTTGCGATCTTTAATATTACAGAAAATTTCAGATAAATGTAGCCGATACAGAATATTTTACTACCACAGAAACCTTAAAACCTTGACGTGTTGTGTCGCAGACCGTTTTATAAAACCTTGACGAAAACATACTCAATTATGGTCTAAATATAACTTAAACTCTCCAACTGGTTAATTACAAACCTCATATTATATGGACAACCTTATGTACACAGCAACCTTTGCAGAAGCAGagtaaagtattaaaaaaagaggaaattatttattttctctctacatattttgaaaaaatgggGTTGGAAGCCTATATGAGGATTATCATATAAACTATATGGACATGACATGACCCTTAGGCAAAGGTTGTGACTtgtgaagaaagaagaagaagaagaagaagaattgttACATATGAGGAGGTGACTCAGAAATGCTCTCCAAGTGAGGCCTCCACACAGCAACACGCCCTCTTCTTCTGTCTCTTTGCGTTGACACCTTCTCTGAGAGTATATCATTCAAGTAGCGATCAGAGACAAGCAAGCTAGTCATAGACATAGTCGTGGACACGTTGGTGTTGTTCCTTGTTCTCTCTCTgtgttccttcttcttcttcttcctcctctgcTGGTTCTTCTCTTGTGGAGGAGAAGGAGGGAGTGGCATGAGGAAGTAAATCTTCCCACGTTGGAGCTCTGCGTCGGGTGGCACCACCACGATCTTTGGGACCCCACCGCCGACGCCGCCTTCGGCGGCATCCGCGGCGGAGGAGCACGGCTTCTTGAGGACGTGTTTGGGGTGTGCCTTCATAACATCACTGGCCTTGATGGTGCCACCGATTTCTTCTACTCTGCCATTGGAGTGCACTATGCGGATCACGTCGAGAGCCCCACATGGGAGGATGCAAGAGATGCAGCACCTTATGCAGTTTCTCATGGCTTTTTCTTCCCTCCCTTTTTTAGCATTGGTGTCTCCAGGAGGAGTAAATAATATACTGTGGGGGAGGAAacaaagataatttaaataaaaattaatagtaaataataaatgtgCTAAGAATATGGTTAAtaaactcagaaataaaaatattctaatcTAATCgataagaattatatatatataaaagatttcgccctatttttgaaatttgttaatttttggtTTGCTGCTTTTGAATAGGTGGGAGGAATATTTTCGTTGCTAGGTTGGGAGAAAATTCATGGCGTGAATAATTGCTTAACACCCTGTAGTTTGGCTTTTGATACATAATTTAGGGACCCTACCCTCATCCCTCGAGCTAACACTCTCTTCCCTTTACTGAGTTCAATAATATTAGGTCGGGAGGACTGAAAGATTGGGATACCAATGGTATATTAAACGATGGGACTTCTCAGCAATCAAAAACTTAGAACCCCTTTTGAATGTGTCATGAAAACACATACTTGTCTCAATAAAAAGTTGGCACTTGTAGACCCCTGAAtgaacaatattaattattaattatttaacgcTAAAGTTTGGTTGAGAAGGGTGGTGAAGTAGGGTCAGTCaatgagagaaagagaatgTGTTTTGGTTTGGAGTGAAATGGGAGTATGAGCGCTAGCTGGGAAATGGGGTACAGCGTAGAGGAGGTAGGAGAGTTCGTGATCGTTCAATATCCCCAAGCAAGAGCATGTGGATTGTGGTTTTCATTGGAAAGTGAAGTGTAATGGCTTTTAGGTTTGTGAAGTGCTTTGACTATGGCCAATGTGTTTGTCTACTAGCCACATCTCCAAGTGCAACCCTTCCAAACTGCTTTTATCCGTttcgttttctttcttttcatacaTGGAATTTCACCATTTTTGCCATCTATCATACACTATACATTGAATTAAAGTCAAGTACACCTACTTTTCTATTCTGTCCATTAGTACCATTACCATATTTGATATTGATGAGGTAATGATGGTAAGGCATAAACATTATCTGTACAGTAGTGCAAAACTCTCTTTGGGGCCGCAGCTTCACTAGTAATCACTTTCTTAGATAGGTAATGAGATAATGATTATTAGGTATTGTGTACACAGATTGTCACTCtataataactcatatgggATCCATGCAAAAGTTAACGACACAGCTCAAATCAAAATTATGGCAGTACCACCTATGTACCTCAGAAAGATACCTAATATCTATACTAGTAAACTACTATACGACAAGAGATGTTGCTCTCCTTTCCTAATTGTTCaaagtttataaattataagcGTTAAGATTTCAACTTCGAATATCATAGTTCTCTTTTAAAGAGAGTCAACTAACTGAAACTGAATGACACAGACACACTCAcaaacatgttatttttatcatgaatgTCGCCAAATTGGCATTGGATGGTGTATGTTTTATTCCTTGTTATGTAAAGAGTGGTAGCTCAAACTTCAAAGAGgctttaagtaaaaaaaaaaaaaacaaacttgtaTTCAAAATTAAGATAATGACATCAAAGAAAGTGATTGTCCTAATCTATTAGGGAAAGCTAGGAAGTAATTTAGGGGTGATTGATGATATGATTTAGTATATGTCTTGTTGCATTATggaactttttaattaatagccatTAGCCAAGCCTTGCGAGAATTGGCCAAAAGAAGAGATGCagttaaaagtatttaattacCTATTAATTTGAGTTAAGTCACATCCATAATGTGGCCCGCTCTTTAAATAAGTGCAGATGTAGATGTTAGTGGGCATCATGTGAAGCACTGAGGGAGGGTCCAAAGCTGGGCTTTGATATTCTATTTGCTCCGTGTCATCCAAATTTGGAGGCCAAGTTAACTTCGTTTTATTAtgcgataaaaaaaatgttatacttATAGTCTTATACTGTACGGTTTAGGAGCTCAGAGACAGGTCGACAATGTAAGGACCCACCACGTCCTTAGGGGAGATCCTGAGTGACGGTTGCAAGGAAAGATGAGGAAGGTTATCAACTTGTGTGTGAGAGTTCTATTCTTACATAACATATTAATGACCAACCTGACTTGAGTGTTGCATTGAAGTCTCGGTATAGGTATTATAAATATTCTTAGCACATGGCGAAGTCTTAATCATGTTGGGGTGAACATATTATATCTTAGGAGACTTGTATATCACATAGATATGTTAATTCCTCcattaatgaaatgaaaaacaaaatagtttCTCAAAGTGTAGTCTGTCATTCAATTAAGTTAATCTGTTCATTAAGTCTTCTACGATAACTTTGAAGAGTTTAAAGTCTATATATGTATACAAAGACTATTTTGAAGAGTTTAAGGTTAAATATGAAAACTTGTAAGTCCTTTAATTACTAAACTTATTGTCATATTAACCTTTGAATTTGACATCTACTCTCAtacgaaattaaaaaaaatattccttgAAATTCACAACTAATATTCAGTCTAATAACGCTGCTATAATTTGGTTCATACTAGTTTACATACACTGATGAATGAATTGCAGAAATTTGTTAAAACAAGCAAACAAATAATCCAGAGGTATTATAAAGTGCTAACCTATGTCACAAAGAGTCTCCTCCATTATGTCAGTGTGCCAGGATAACTAAAAGCAGTACACATTTACATAAAGCATCTTTTTGTCCAAAAAAATTGCAGTGTTGCTCTCTGTTTGCAATGATTTTACAATAAGCTgaagagataaagaaaaaaggaagacgTGAATaaattattcctttttttattaactatgaTTTTTTTGGACTTTTCCGTTATCTCATTCCTATGATTCTCTTTTTGGGTCCaacttttgtgtttgttttttatggACTAGATTTTAATTTATCCTATTGATCGGGTTTGGGCTTAAGAGAGTTATTTCAGTTtggagtttttttaataatgggCCACGTGTttcttttaaatgaattttattcagcagataatttgttttttaaattcattttaaacgtgtaacaatataaaatccaaagtaatgaagaaaaaaaaaatgcaattgaCGTAACTTGTTTGATAAGACACATTCAATTTATGGAAAAAGACCTGAATTTAAttcaattcctacaaaatataTCTTTGGAGAGAAGTAATGAATTTTGTGACTAAGtcttcaattaattaaagattagtCTCATA
This genomic interval from Glycine max cultivar Williams 82 chromosome 5, Glycine_max_v4.0, whole genome shotgun sequence contains the following:
- the LOC100807034 gene encoding uncharacterized protein, with translation MRNCIRCCISCILPCGALDVIRIVHSNGRVEEIGGTIKASDVMKAHPKHVLKKPCSSAADAAEGGVGGGVPKIVVVPPDAELQRGKIYFLMPLPPSPPQEKNQQRRKKKKKEHRERTRNNTNVSTTMSMTSLLVSDRYLNDILSEKVSTQRDRRRGRVAVWRPHLESISESPPHM